CTACAGGACCACGGGGCAGCATGCAGCCGACAAACATGACTTGATTCGTGTGCAGGGTGCGCGGGTTAACAACCTCAAGAACATCAGCGTCGAGATCCCCAAGCGCCGTCTGACGGTCTTCACAGGCGTCTCCGGTTCCGGCAAGAGTTCGCTGGTCTTTGGCACCATTGCCGCCGAATCTCAGCGGATGATCAATGAAACCTACAGCGCGTTTGTCCAGGGCTTCATGCCTACGCTGGCGCGCCCCGACGTGGACGTTTTAGAAGGGCTGACCACGGCGATCCTGGTTGACCAAGAGCGGATAGGTGCCAACCCGCGCTCCACCGTGGGGACCGTGACCGATGCAAACGCCATGCTGCGCATCGTCTTCAGCCGGCTGGGGCAGCCGTACATCGGCTCGCCGCAGGCCTATTCGTTCAACGTGGCTTCGATTTCAGGGGCCGGCGCCGTGACCATCGAAAAAGCGGGGGAGAAGATCAAGGAGCGGCGCAGCTTCTCCATCACCGGCGGCATGTGTCCGCGCTGCGAAGGCATGGGCAAGGTCAATGACTTCAACCTCGACGCCCTCTTTGATTCCACCAAGTCCCTGTCCGAAGGCGCCGTCCTGGTGCCCAACTACAGCATGGACGGTTGGTACGGTCGCATCTTTTCGGGCTCCGGTTTCTTTGACATGGACAAGAAGCTGGGCAAGTTCACGAAGAAGGAACTCCATGACCTTCTGTACAAGGAGCCTGTCAAGATCAAGGTTGAGGGCATCAATCTGACGTATGAGGGCATCATTCCGAAGATGCAAAAATCCATGCTGGCCAAGGATGTGGACGCCATGCAACCGCACATTCGCGCCTTCGTGGAGCGCGCCGTCGTCTTCACCACCTGCCCTGAGTGCAGCGGCACCCGCCTGGCCGCACATGCCCGCAATTCCAAGATCGACGGCGTGAGCATCGCCGATGCCTGTGCCATGCAAATCAGCGATCTCGCCGCTTGGGTGCGGTCCTTGGACGAGCCGTCGGTGGCGCCGCTGCTTGGGTCGCTGGGGGAGAGCCTCGACTCCTTCGTGGACATTGGGCTCGGCTACCTTTCGCTGGACCGCCCCTCCGGCACCTTGTCCGGCGGTGAGGCTCAGCGGACCAAGATGATCCGCCATCTGGGTTCTTCCCTGACAGACATCACCTATGTCTTCGACGAGCCCACTATCGGCTTGCACCCGCACGACATTGCCCGCATGAACCAGCTCCTGCTGCAATTGCGCGACAAGGGCAACACCGTCCTGGTTGTGGAGCATAAGCCCGAGGCCATCGCGATTGCCGACCACGTGATCGACCTCGGCCCGCGGGCTGGGTCCGACGGCGGTGAGGTGGTCTACGAGGGCAGCCTCGAGGGGTTGCGGGCCAGTGGCACGTTGACTGGCAAGCATCTGGACGACCGTATGACGCTGAAGGATTCGTTCCGGGCGCACACCGGTGTGCTTGAGGTGCGCGGGGCCAATGAGAACAACTTGAAGAATGTGGACGTCGACATTCCGCTGGGCATGCTGACGGTGATCACGGGCGTGGCCGGTTCGGGCAAGAGCTCGCTCATCCACGGCTCCGTTTCCGGACGCGAAGGCGTTGTTACGGTGGACCAGGGAGCCATCCTTGGCTCCCGGCGCAGTAACCCCGCCACCTACACGGGCCTGTTGGACCCCATCCGCAAGGCCTTCGCCAAGGCCAACGGCGTCAAGCCCGCCCTGTTCAGCGCCAATTCCGAAGGTGCCTGCCCCACCTGCAACGGCGCCGGCGTCATCTACACCGACCTTGGCATGATGGCCGGCGTCTCCACCGTCTGCGAGGAATGCGAGGGCCGCCGTTTCCAGGCCGCCGTCCTCGAGTACCGCCTGGGTCGGAAGAACATCAGCGAGGTCCTGTCCATGTCGGTGGATGCGTCAGTGGAGTACTTTGCGGAAGGTAATGCCAAGCTGCCTGCCGCGCACAAGATTGTCGCCCGCCTATCCGACGTCGGACTGGGTTACCTCAAGCTCGGCCAGCCGCTCACCACCCTCTCCGGCGGTGAGCGCCAGCGCATTAAGTTGGCCACGCATCTGGGGGAGAAGGGCGGCATCTACGTCCTGGACGAACCCACCACGGGCCTGCACCTGGCCGACGTCGAGAAGCTTCTGGGGCTGCTGGACCGGCTGGTCGAGTCGGGGAAATCGGTCATTGTGATTGAGCATCACCAGGCCGTCATGGCGCACGCCGATTGGATCATTGACATTGGACCCGGTGCCGGGCACGACGGCGGGACTGTCGTTTTCGAGGGAACGCCGGCAGATCTGGTGGCATCGAAAGAGACGCTGACAGGCCAGCATCTGGCGGCCTATGTTGGCGCCTAACGGACCGTTGAATCACATGCCCCGCCCAGAGGGAGATTTCGTCAACTATGAACCAGATGGGAAGTCGCTTGGTGACGCTCTCGCTCCCGGGCAGTTGGTCATTCGCCAAGCCGTTGTGGCCGATATTCCACGGATAGTTGAGACCAACGAGCAATCGGGGCAGGATTCTGTGGGACTCTTTCCCCTCGCCGCAGCGATTTCGGATGAGGCGCGGCTCGTTGTCGTCGCATGTGCCGATGGGGTCATTGTCGGCTGGGCCAAGACCCATTTCTGGGCGCAGCCGGACGAGCTGGCTCCGGCTGGGCACTATTTGGGCGGTGTCAGCGTGAAGCCCGAATGGCGGCGGCGGGGGATTGGCACCGCCTTGACTGAAACACGATTGGCCTGGATCTGGGAGCGCGCCTCGACGGCCTCTTACGTTGTTAATGCAGCCAATCTTGCCTCTATAGACATGCATGCACGATGGGGTTTTCGGATGGCTGAGACCGCCGTAAAATTCCACACCACGGAATTTTTGGGAGGTGTGGGTCTACTCATGTCCGCCTGCCGCCCCAGGCGACGGGAAGACGTCACGGAAGTGGAATTAATGGGGGGAGTGGAATACCGCAAGCTCGAACTCCGGGCATATGACCCATGCTGGCCGGTCCGATATGAAGTCGAGCGGAACAAGATCGAGTCGTCGCTGGGCGGGCTTCCTGTGTCGATCGACCACGTTGGTTCAACATCTGTCCGTGGCCTAGCTGCAAAAGACGTTATCGACATCCTGATCACCGTTCCTGATATCACCGACGAGGAACATTATGTCAAGCAATTGGTTTCTGCTGGATACGAAATGCGCGTTCGGGAGCCAGGGCATCGTCTGTTGCGGACGCCTGCCAGGGACGTGCACATCCACGTGAATGAAGCCGAAGACGGGCATGCGGCAGACAAGCTGCGGTTTCGAGACCAGCTCCGTCGCAGCGACAATGATAGAAAACTCTACGAGTCAACTAAAAAGGCATTGTTACGGCGCGACTGGGTAGACATGAACGCTTACGCCGACGCCAAGACCGACGTCATCAGGGAAATCTTGTCGCACACAGAACCGACGCGTAGCGGCCAGTAGTAATGAAAAAGCCTGGAAACCCGATACTTTCTAAGATACTGCCAATGCGCCGATAATCTACATTATGTCAAGTAAAGTGAATCTTAACCCTGGAAGGGGCTGCCTTCCAGGGTCCTGTCCTGTCTCCTCCAAAGTGACGCAACTGAGGCGTGACCGGGACTGAAATTAGCGCTATGGGACGCTCAACCGAGGCGTCCGACGCTCTCGCCGGGTACCACGCTCCATCAGGCGTCCTGATGTTCAGGGAGCAATTCGCCAGCGCCTCAACAACCTCCCAACTGGCTGATTGCTGAATGATCCCATTTAAACGTGCCGAGCCCATCCGAGCACCCGCAGCGTTCAAGGGCCAACGCAATTTCGCGGGCCTCTGGTGGTGCACCACGATCCAACGCCACGTCGAA
The Arthrobacter alpinus genome window above contains:
- a CDS encoding ATP-binding cassette domain-containing protein, with amino-acid sequence MSIDAEANYRTTGQHAADKHDLIRVQGARVNNLKNISVEIPKRRLTVFTGVSGSGKSSLVFGTIAAESQRMINETYSAFVQGFMPTLARPDVDVLEGLTTAILVDQERIGANPRSTVGTVTDANAMLRIVFSRLGQPYIGSPQAYSFNVASISGAGAVTIEKAGEKIKERRSFSITGGMCPRCEGMGKVNDFNLDALFDSTKSLSEGAVLVPNYSMDGWYGRIFSGSGFFDMDKKLGKFTKKELHDLLYKEPVKIKVEGINLTYEGIIPKMQKSMLAKDVDAMQPHIRAFVERAVVFTTCPECSGTRLAAHARNSKIDGVSIADACAMQISDLAAWVRSLDEPSVAPLLGSLGESLDSFVDIGLGYLSLDRPSGTLSGGEAQRTKMIRHLGSSLTDITYVFDEPTIGLHPHDIARMNQLLLQLRDKGNTVLVVEHKPEAIAIADHVIDLGPRAGSDGGEVVYEGSLEGLRASGTLTGKHLDDRMTLKDSFRAHTGVLEVRGANENNLKNVDVDIPLGMLTVITGVAGSGKSSLIHGSVSGREGVVTVDQGAILGSRRSNPATYTGLLDPIRKAFAKANGVKPALFSANSEGACPTCNGAGVIYTDLGMMAGVSTVCEECEGRRFQAAVLEYRLGRKNISEVLSMSVDASVEYFAEGNAKLPAAHKIVARLSDVGLGYLKLGQPLTTLSGGERQRIKLATHLGEKGGIYVLDEPTTGLHLADVEKLLGLLDRLVESGKSVIVIEHHQAVMAHADWIIDIGPGAGHDGGTVVFEGTPADLVASKETLTGQHLAAYVGA
- a CDS encoding bifunctional GNAT family N-acetyltransferase/GrpB family protein, encoding MPRPEGDFVNYEPDGKSLGDALAPGQLVIRQAVVADIPRIVETNEQSGQDSVGLFPLAAAISDEARLVVVACADGVIVGWAKTHFWAQPDELAPAGHYLGGVSVKPEWRRRGIGTALTETRLAWIWERASTASYVVNAANLASIDMHARWGFRMAETAVKFHTTEFLGGVGLLMSACRPRRREDVTEVELMGGVEYRKLELRAYDPCWPVRYEVERNKIESSLGGLPVSIDHVGSTSVRGLAAKDVIDILITVPDITDEEHYVKQLVSAGYEMRVREPGHRLLRTPARDVHIHVNEAEDGHAADKLRFRDQLRRSDNDRKLYESTKKALLRRDWVDMNAYADAKTDVIREILSHTEPTRSGQ